From the genome of Papilio machaon chromosome 1, ilPapMach1.1, whole genome shotgun sequence:
TGGTcattatgatcggtggacgccaagtaaaccgtaatccgcactgagcggaccgggggccctgcgcactgagcgtggggctgcgaggaagaaaacctctctaaaaaattacccggtggcgacaccacacttggccgcccactggtctttatgatcggtggacgccaagtataccgtaatccgcactgagcggaccgggggccctgcgcactgagcgtggggctgcgaggaagaaaacctctctaaaaaattacccggtggcgacaccacacttggcgcccactggtctttatgatcggtggacgccaagtataccgtaatccgcactgagcggaccgggggccctgcgcactgagcgtggggctgcgaggaagaaaacctctctaaaaaattacccctTTCTGGGCGGAAACGCCCCGCGCGGCGGCTGGCTTCGGCCACCGTCGGGCAAACCGTAAGTCCGCAcggagcggaaacgggggccctgcgcacggagcgtggggctgcgaggaagaaaacctctataaaaaatcaccCTAATCCCAAGCATCGCCGCCCGGCGAAGGGATGAATCGTTGGTGGGAGACCAGCGGCGAGGGCGGCAACACCGGGGGGGGCTTTTAAGGGgaacaaacaaaaatggaCACGacgaacaaagaaaaaactacCCGGGAGGGTCCCGTTCGCGGGGAATCCCTTGGTGGGTCGGACAGCCGGCCCATCGGCCCCATTGTATACGGGGGGGCCATTCGCCGTGTGAAGGAGGAGAGAAGGTTAGGGTCAAATGGAGGAAGCAGAGAGGAGAAGGAAAGAGATAGAGTGAGGAGGCTGTCTGATTCAGACTCGGACAGCAGGGGCTCCATGGCAAGCGCTTCCAGCCGCTATGCTTCCATGGAGTCCTTAGACCAGGACGGGAGATTTTGGAGTGAGGGCCGCGGCCAGAAGAGGCCTAGAGATAAGGAGTTGAGCGGCAGCTCCACAGACACCCCTGCTAAGGAGACACACAAAAGAAGAGGACGCGGCCGTCCACCAACCACCGGCGAGTACGTCGGGCTGGCGGCCGCCAAAGAAACTCTGAGAAAGGCGACAGAGGCGGAGATGAGGGCACGAGCCGAAGCGGAACTCCTCGACTCAGTTCTGGAAGCCCGCAAAACCCGCTCGGCTCTGGTTACGGCAGGTCCATCTAATGCCGCGCCACTGGAAAATGACGAAGACACGGCGACCACCGTCCTCAAACGGATCGGGTCCAGCCTAGACATAGTAGAAAAAGTAGCGAAGAAGTCATCCAATCTTAAGGGGACCTTCGTGCGCGCACTACAAGATGCTGTGAGCGCCATTAAAGAAGACGTTACCGGCCTCGCTCAGAGGTCGATATCTGACGAGACACGTGCCTTGCAGGCTGATAACACCCGCCTGCAAGCCGAGATGACCAGCCTCCGCAAGGAGTTGACGGAGCTGCGTGAGGAGATGGAGAGGGTGCGGAAACAGGGTTCCGCCAACGCCCTCATGGACACGACAATGGAGGCCATCCCTGTCCGGCCCCCACCACAACCACAAGCAGAATCCTCTCTAGAGGACATATGTCGGGCGGTAATGGTCCAGGTGGGCGGTATGCTCAACGCCCGCCTGGCTTCCTTGGAAGACAGGTTGCTTCCCGCTAAGAACTTGCGACCACCATTGGCGTCTGACagcaagaagaagaagaaggagACACCCGCGGCCTCCGTGGCTGGCCCATCAAGAGTAGCCCCTGCGGCCTCTGCGGCCCCCGCGGCACCTGCGGCTCCCACAGCTGGCCCGTCTCGGGCGGTCACTGCGGCTCTCCCGGCTCCCGGGAGACCTGCAAAACCCAAGAAGAAGAAggagaagaaaaagaaaaagaagaaagggCCTGCGACGGTCGCAAAACCACCACCATCGGCTACCGCAACCGCCGCGCCAACCCGCCCCACTAACCCGGACGAGCTGCAGGGGAACTGGGCGTGGCTGAGAGTAGGCAAAAATGGAAAGGCCGAAAAAGCGCCAAAGGTGCCCACGACATCCAGGGCACCTCAACGGCGGAACACTGCCGCACCTGCGCCGCGCAAATTAAAAGCGCCGCACAGCTCGGCGGTTGTCGTCACGCTGACCGAAAACGCGATGAAGAAGGGCCTCACATATAGCGCCGTCCTCAAAGAGGCAAAGGAGAAGCTCGATCTCAAAGAGACCATAGGAGTAGAGTCGGTCCAAT
Proteins encoded in this window:
- the LOC123720954 gene encoding uncharacterized protein LOC123720954, coding for MDTTNKEKTTREGPVRGESLGGSDSRPIGPIVYGGAIRRVKEERRLGSNGGSREEKERDRVRRLSDSDSDSRGSMASASSRYASMESLDQDGRFWSEGRGQKRPRDKELSGSSTDTPAKETHKRRGRGRPPTTGEYVGLAAAKETLRKATEAEMRARAEAELLDSVLEARKTRSALVTAGPSNAAPLENDEDTATTVLKRIGSSLDIVEKVAKKSSNLKGTFVRALQDAVSAIKEDVTGLAQRSISDETRALQADNTRLQAEMTSLRKELTELREEMERVRKQGSANALMDTTMEAIPVRPPPQPQAESSLEDICRAVMVQVGGMLNARLASLEDRLLPAKNLRPPLASDSKKKKKETPAASVAGPSRVAPAASAAPAAPAAPTAGPSRAVTAALPAPGRPAKPKKKKEKKKKKKKGPATVAKPPPSATATAAPTRPTNPDELQGNWAWLRVGKNGKAEKAPKVPTTSRAPQRRNTAAPAPRKLKAPHSSAVVVTLTENAMKKGLTYSAVLKEAKEKLDLKETIGVESVQFRRAVTGATIIRIPGATSAPKADILAQKLQEIYQNDDIKVSRPEKMVDVKIEGLDDSITPEEVKEAIIKKGACTSDQVRAGQLRQNRSGLFDIWAQVPVTTAKRLVTGRFLVGWVAAKVIIGRPRELRCYRCMQQGHTASRCDAEDRSRLCYNCGQEGHKAASCPSQPNCILCTAAGKDAKHRLGSLNCSAPRKTVPKRALAEVARSAPPPSGEVMEIAEVEHN